From Sinorhizobium sp. RAC02, a single genomic window includes:
- a CDS encoding alpha/beta hydrolase: MLEYRISDWDDAYANGVNIARSDRWPEAWTKPAAAFRDTLLSAGRAKLDLAYGERPRNRLDLFLPEGPAKGLVVFVHGGFWLQTDKSVWSHLAAGAVASGYAVAMPSYTLCPEVRIGHIVTEVAAAIGDAARRVEGPLMLTGHSAGGHLASRMVTATSPLAPLVQQRIRNVVSISGLHDLRPLLSTTMNEKLALDETEALAESPALLRPMENARITCWVGASERAEFLRQNTLLANIWTGLGATTATVAEPNKHHFDILDGLTDAAHPLTRALLSE; the protein is encoded by the coding sequence ATGCTGGAATACCGCATTTCGGATTGGGACGACGCCTATGCCAATGGTGTGAACATCGCGCGCAGCGATCGGTGGCCGGAGGCCTGGACCAAGCCCGCCGCAGCCTTCCGGGACACGTTGCTTTCCGCCGGGCGCGCAAAACTCGACCTTGCCTATGGCGAGCGGCCGCGCAACCGCCTGGACCTCTTTCTCCCGGAAGGCCCGGCCAAGGGTCTGGTCGTCTTCGTGCATGGCGGCTTCTGGCTGCAAACCGACAAGAGCGTCTGGTCGCATCTCGCCGCCGGCGCTGTCGCGAGCGGCTACGCCGTCGCCATGCCATCCTATACGCTGTGCCCGGAAGTTCGCATCGGGCACATCGTGACGGAAGTCGCAGCCGCCATCGGGGACGCCGCAAGGCGCGTCGAGGGCCCTCTGATGCTGACCGGGCATTCCGCCGGCGGTCATCTCGCCAGCCGGATGGTCACGGCGACGTCGCCTCTTGCACCGCTCGTTCAGCAGCGCATCCGCAACGTCGTCTCCATCTCCGGCCTGCATGACCTGCGCCCGCTTCTATCCACCACCATGAATGAAAAGCTCGCCCTCGACGAGACGGAGGCACTTGCGGAAAGCCCCGCACTGCTGCGGCCCATGGAAAATGCCCGCATCACCTGCTGGGTTGGCGCCAGCGAACGCGCCGAATTCCTGCGCCAGAATACCTTGCTCGCCAACATCTGGACGGGGCTGGGCGCGACCACCGCAACGGTCGCCGAGCCGAACAAGCACCACTTCGACATTCTCGACGGTCTGACCGACGCAGCGCATCCACTGACGAGGGCCCTACTGTCGGAGTGA
- the repC gene encoding plasmid replication protein RepC encodes MQSGSVTTPFGRRSMTLALVKSQFNTADITHGKSIDKWKVYRDTCEARSLLGLKDRALAVLHALLSFYPETDLRDKANLIVFPSNAQLTARANGIAGTTLRENLALLTQAGLIHRNDSPNGKRYARKARDGSIETAYGFSLAPLLARSGELAQLAQQVAEENRRLKLIKERITITRRDIRKLISAAIEEAAPGNWEMVESYYVTAVGGLRSAKTLETLAECLDDLLLIRSEVINMLENQIIPAKSVTNDNDIRQHKQNSNTESIIESEPGSRKERDGSVDANIKRRPIQAPSFPLAMVLRACPEIVLYAQGGTVAGWRDLMTAVVIARSALGIGSSVYQQACETVGDENAAVLVACILERAEHINSAGAYLRDLIEKARRGEFSVGPMLMALLRSQSDGARQVG; translated from the coding sequence ATGCAAAGTGGAAGTGTAACGACGCCCTTTGGGCGGCGGTCGATGACACTTGCCCTGGTGAAAAGCCAGTTCAATACGGCCGATATCACGCACGGTAAGTCCATCGACAAGTGGAAGGTCTATCGCGACACCTGTGAGGCGCGGTCGCTGCTCGGTCTCAAAGATCGCGCCCTTGCCGTGCTCCATGCGCTGCTGTCGTTTTATCCCGAAACCGATCTGCGGGATAAAGCCAATCTCATCGTGTTTCCATCCAACGCCCAACTCACGGCGCGTGCAAACGGCATTGCGGGAACGACCCTGCGCGAAAACCTCGCACTCCTCACGCAGGCCGGTCTTATCCACCGCAACGACAGCCCGAATGGCAAACGCTACGCACGGAAAGCAAGAGACGGGTCGATCGAGACCGCTTACGGGTTCAGCTTGGCTCCACTCCTTGCCCGATCTGGCGAATTGGCACAGCTGGCACAGCAGGTAGCCGAAGAGAACAGGCGCCTGAAGCTCATCAAGGAACGCATCACAATCACCCGCAGGGACATCCGAAAGCTGATATCGGCAGCGATCGAGGAAGCTGCGCCGGGCAATTGGGAGATGGTCGAGAGCTACTATGTCACCGCGGTAGGCGGCCTGCGATCGGCAAAAACCCTAGAAACACTCGCAGAATGCCTTGATGACCTGCTCCTCATCCGCAGCGAAGTCATCAACATGCTGGAAAATCAAATTATTCCGGCAAAATCCGTCACCAATGACAACGATATCCGTCAGCACAAACAGAATTCAAATACTGAATCTATCATTGAATCTGAACCGGGCTCTCGAAAAGAGCGGGATGGCTCGGTAGACGCAAATATCAAACGACGTCCGATTCAGGCTCCATCCTTCCCACTGGCAATGGTCTTGCGTGCCTGCCCCGAAATCGTCCTGTACGCACAAGGCGGCACAGTTGCCGGGTGGCGTGATCTGATGACAGCGGTCGTCATTGCCCGCTCGGCCCTCGGGATAGGGTCCTCCGTCTACCAGCAGGCCTGTGAGACCGTGGGGGACGAGAATGCCGCGGTTCTGGTGGCGTGCATTCTGGAGCGCGCCGAGCATATCAACTCAGCCGGCGCCTATCTGCGTGATTTGATCGAAAAAGCGCGACGCGGGGAGTTTTCAGTCGGGCCGATGTTGATGGCTCTTTTGCGATCGCAGAGTGATGGCGCTCGACAAGTGGGGTAA
- the repB gene encoding plasmid partitioning protein RepB, which produces MARKDVFANITAPQESSTERRATPGYATRGASRSMISSLHELAEKAALADQSQSADAIVELDTALVENSFVSDRLGDDDAAFAELLEAIKERGQDTPILVRPHPTSDGQYQIVFGHRRARAAKALGRPVRAIVREVSDGDHVIAQGQENSARENLSFIERAIFAHKLLSLGHDKPTIQAALSVDAPMLTRMLSVSTRVPKAIVEAIGAAKGIGRDRWIDLAQQIEKPSAAALAEELVASKTFAPLQSDARFEFVANGIKKAGRLPKRQKAGGEWQAADASVRAEFQGAGKSYSIALKSHDAGRFGRFIADNLERLHTEFLTSTKAEER; this is translated from the coding sequence ATGGCTCGTAAGGACGTCTTTGCAAACATCACGGCCCCACAAGAATCGAGCACGGAGCGGCGCGCCACCCCAGGCTATGCAACGCGCGGCGCCTCGCGCTCGATGATCAGTTCCTTGCACGAGCTTGCCGAAAAAGCCGCCCTCGCCGACCAGAGCCAGTCTGCGGACGCAATCGTCGAACTCGACACCGCTTTGGTCGAAAACTCGTTCGTCTCCGATCGCCTCGGCGACGATGACGCTGCCTTTGCCGAACTTCTTGAAGCTATCAAGGAGCGCGGCCAGGATACGCCTATTCTGGTGCGCCCTCATCCAACAAGCGATGGCCAGTACCAAATCGTCTTTGGTCATCGTCGCGCCCGCGCAGCAAAAGCGCTCGGAAGGCCTGTCCGCGCCATCGTTCGAGAAGTATCGGATGGCGATCACGTCATCGCCCAGGGTCAGGAAAACTCCGCCCGGGAGAACCTTTCCTTTATCGAACGCGCAATTTTCGCGCACAAACTTCTGTCCCTCGGACACGACAAGCCGACCATACAGGCAGCTCTATCCGTGGACGCGCCGATGCTGACGCGCATGCTGTCCGTAAGCACCCGGGTTCCAAAGGCGATTGTAGAGGCGATCGGAGCAGCAAAAGGCATTGGTCGCGACCGCTGGATCGACCTCGCCCAGCAGATCGAAAAACCGTCGGCTGCTGCATTGGCCGAAGAGCTTGTTGCAAGCAAGACTTTCGCACCGCTGCAATCCGACGCTCGGTTCGAATTCGTGGCCAATGGAATTAAGAAGGCCGGCCGTCTGCCAAAGCGTCAAAAAGCCGGTGGCGAGTGGCAAGCCGCAGACGCCAGCGTGCGCGCGGAGTTCCAGGGCGCCGGAAAAAGTTATTCGATTGCGCTCAAGTCCCACGATGCCGGCCGCTTTGGCCGCTTCATCGCGGACAACCTTGAGCGCCTGCACACAGAGTTTCTGACGTCAACAAAAGCTGAAGAAAGGTAG
- a CDS encoding efflux RND transporter permease subunit — protein sequence MFLARISIGQPVFATMVMLGIMVLGLVSWLRLPIDLLPAVDLPMVVVSTSFEGASALTIEQQVTRPIEDNVGTLTGVKRVTSHSSPGTSLVIIEFTLETPSRAAADDVRERVSRLQSALPDGADQPIVTRFNPQDAPILSLAVNSPTLSLTDMTGIAERIIVPRLRRVPGVGQISLVGGSAEQIRIEPHIAKLAAYGIPVTGVIDAVRKATRDDAIGSIISNTNDHSVTLSVVPQNVEAFGDIVVTRDETGRAIRLSELASIAETGADPKGRAWFNGARTIALDIVKIDGANTVEVSEGVQREVAKLKSDSGLRGLDIAVSQDSARTISAQIGDVQRTIIEGAALTIVIVLLFLNSWRSTVITALTLPVSVVGTFAAMALLGFSLNLMTMLALSISIGILIDDAIVVRENISRHAAMGKDRKQAALDGTSEIGLAVLATTLSIVAVFLPVGFMGGALGRFFYQFGVTVSVAVLISLLVSFTLDPMLSSVWSDPPASEKKGRLRNLLEGFERGFERIAHGYGRVIGWCLDHRLAVSGLVVATFVGSLLLVPKIGAEFVPPTDQGIVSVSLTLPEGASADYTAIKVGQAERILRGFSEVSTVYSTVNSRDGAETNKARLIVSMVPADERTETSLTLAPRLREALAVIAGVKVEVGQPEESGGAEAKAIQISILGDDLSVLARLSREASAKLRDINGLVDLESSADKTRPAFTVRLRPDAAADLGIQSDMLVRNLRPLVAGESVASWAESGDGSRFVVVRLPKEGRRSIEDLKDLPIPIEQAGVAGSVPLSQIAEVTEEQAAQTVFRRDGDREVRLSANISQRALGDVVTDITAATDAIALPPGYYIVIGGQTEDMVESFGYAVEALVLAVVFIYLILASQFGSFVQPLAIMTSLPLSLIGVLLGLLLTGSTINIFSVIGFIMLMGLVTKNAILLVDHANQRQREGVSVRQSLIDAGTIRLRPIIMTTFAMIVGMVPLALGLGEGGKERASMAHAVIGGLVSSTALTLLFVPVALSLIGSVKRRLA from the coding sequence ATGTTTCTTGCCCGCATCTCCATCGGCCAGCCCGTCTTCGCGACCATGGTCATGCTCGGTATCATGGTGCTCGGCCTCGTCTCCTGGCTGCGCCTGCCCATCGATCTTCTTCCAGCGGTCGACCTGCCGATGGTGGTCGTTTCCACCAGTTTCGAGGGGGCTTCCGCGCTGACCATCGAGCAGCAGGTGACGCGGCCGATCGAGGACAATGTCGGCACACTCACCGGTGTCAAGCGCGTGACCTCCCACTCGTCGCCCGGCACGTCGCTCGTCATCATAGAATTCACGCTTGAAACCCCCTCACGCGCTGCCGCCGACGACGTGCGCGAACGTGTCTCCCGCCTGCAATCCGCATTGCCAGACGGCGCGGACCAGCCGATCGTCACACGATTCAATCCGCAGGATGCGCCGATCCTCTCGCTGGCCGTCAACTCCCCGACGCTCTCCCTCACCGACATGACGGGCATTGCCGAGCGGATCATCGTGCCTCGCCTCCGGCGGGTGCCGGGGGTCGGGCAGATCAGCCTTGTCGGCGGCAGCGCCGAGCAGATCCGCATCGAGCCGCACATCGCCAAGCTTGCTGCCTACGGGATTCCGGTGACCGGGGTGATCGATGCGGTTCGCAAGGCGACGCGCGACGATGCCATCGGCTCGATCATTTCGAACACGAACGACCACAGCGTGACACTGAGCGTAGTGCCCCAGAACGTCGAGGCCTTCGGTGACATCGTGGTGACACGCGACGAGACCGGCCGCGCCATCCGCCTTTCGGAGCTTGCCAGCATTGCGGAAACCGGCGCCGACCCGAAGGGCCGCGCCTGGTTCAACGGCGCGCGCACGATCGCCCTCGATATCGTCAAGATCGACGGCGCCAATACGGTGGAAGTATCGGAAGGCGTTCAACGCGAGGTCGCCAAGCTCAAGAGCGACTCCGGCCTGCGCGGTCTCGACATCGCCGTGTCGCAGGATAGCGCGCGCACCATTTCCGCGCAGATCGGTGACGTGCAGCGCACGATCATCGAGGGCGCCGCACTCACCATCGTGATCGTGCTGCTCTTCCTCAATTCCTGGCGCTCGACGGTCATTACCGCGCTGACTTTGCCTGTCTCGGTGGTTGGCACATTCGCAGCCATGGCGTTGCTTGGCTTCAGCCTCAACCTGATGACGATGCTCGCACTGTCGATCTCGATCGGCATCCTGATCGACGACGCCATCGTCGTGCGTGAAAACATCAGCCGCCATGCGGCGATGGGCAAGGACAGGAAACAGGCCGCCCTCGACGGCACCTCGGAGATTGGCCTTGCGGTGTTGGCGACGACACTCTCCATCGTCGCCGTCTTTCTGCCGGTCGGCTTCATGGGGGGCGCGCTCGGCCGCTTCTTCTACCAGTTCGGCGTTACCGTCTCGGTCGCGGTGCTGATTTCCCTTCTCGTCTCTTTTACGTTGGATCCGATGTTGTCGAGCGTCTGGTCCGATCCGCCGGCTTCGGAAAAAAAGGGCCGCCTTCGCAACCTGCTCGAAGGTTTCGAGCGCGGTTTCGAACGGATCGCTCATGGATACGGCCGCGTGATTGGTTGGTGCCTCGATCATCGCCTCGCCGTTTCCGGGCTTGTTGTGGCGACCTTTGTCGGTAGTCTCCTGCTTGTCCCGAAGATCGGGGCGGAGTTTGTGCCGCCGACGGACCAGGGCATCGTCAGCGTCTCGCTGACCCTACCGGAGGGGGCGTCGGCTGACTACACCGCGATCAAGGTCGGGCAGGCGGAGCGCATACTGCGCGGTTTCTCCGAGGTGTCGACGGTCTACTCCACAGTCAACAGCCGGGACGGTGCGGAAACCAACAAGGCGCGTCTCATCGTCTCGATGGTTCCCGCCGACGAACGGACGGAGACGTCGCTCACACTTGCCCCGCGCCTGCGCGAAGCGCTTGCGGTGATCGCCGGCGTGAAGGTTGAAGTCGGGCAACCCGAAGAAAGTGGCGGCGCCGAGGCGAAGGCCATCCAGATTTCGATCCTCGGCGACGACCTGTCCGTGCTTGCCCGCCTTTCTCGCGAAGCAAGCGCCAAGCTGCGCGACATCAATGGTCTCGTCGACCTCGAATCTTCCGCCGACAAGACGCGGCCGGCCTTCACCGTTCGCCTCCGTCCGGATGCGGCAGCCGACCTCGGCATCCAGTCGGACATGCTGGTGCGTAACCTGCGCCCGCTGGTCGCTGGTGAAAGCGTCGCCAGTTGGGCGGAAAGCGGCGACGGCTCGCGGTTCGTCGTGGTCCGCCTGCCTAAGGAGGGGCGCCGGTCGATCGAGGATCTGAAGGATCTGCCGATCCCCATCGAGCAGGCCGGGGTGGCGGGCAGCGTGCCCCTTTCGCAGATTGCCGAGGTGACCGAAGAACAGGCGGCGCAGACGGTCTTTCGCCGCGACGGCGATCGCGAGGTGCGGCTGTCCGCCAACATCTCCCAGCGTGCGCTGGGCGATGTCGTCACCGACATCACGGCGGCGACCGACGCTATCGCGCTGCCGCCAGGATACTACATCGTCATCGGCGGCCAGACCGAGGACATGGTGGAGAGCTTTGGTTATGCGGTGGAGGCTCTGGTTCTCGCGGTCGTCTTCATCTACCTCATCCTCGCCTCGCAGTTCGGGTCCTTCGTCCAGCCGCTTGCCATCATGACGAGCCTGCCTCTGTCGCTGATCGGCGTGCTCCTCGGCCTGTTGCTGACGGGGTCGACCATCAACATCTTCTCGGTGATCGGCTTCATCATGCTGATGGGCCTCGTGACGAAGAATGCCATCCTGCTTGTTGACCATGCCAATCAGCGGCAGCGGGAAGGTGTTTCGGTGCGCCAGAGCCTGATCGATGCCGGCACGATCCGTCTGCGGCCGATCATCATGACCACCTTCGCGATGATCGTCGGCATGGTTCCGCTCGCCCTTGGTTTGGGCGAAGGCGGCAAGGAGCGGGCCTCGATGGCCCATGCGGTCATCGGCGGTCTGGTATCCTCGACCGCGCTTACCCTGCTGTTCGTGCCGGTCGCGCTGTCGCTCATCGGATCGGTAAAGCGCCGGCTCGCGTGA
- the repA gene encoding plasmid partitioning protein RepA, which yields MNVKMATSEKVTSFADTILEQGSNISSKLDLLRQEKFPPNAQKTLRQFSLSEVAEFVGVSQSYLKKLHLQGKGVEPSTTSTGRRYYTANQMNELRTLLDRSPHRKGTEKLQVLAVVNFKGGSGKTTTAAHLAQYLALRGYRVLAVDLDPQASLTALYGIQPELDQNASFYEALRYDDQRKSVVDIIQPTNFPNLDVVPANLELQEYEYDTPIAMQRKDSNAGKLFYTRIGDALSEIDDRYDVVVVDCPPQLGYLTLTALTAATSVLITVHPQMLDIMSMSQFLLMLGDILKSVEDVGVNVSLDWFRYLITRFEPTDIPQQQMVGFMQSMFAQQMMKHHMVKSTAVSDAGLTKQSLYEVERAQFTAATYDRARESMDAVNAEVSELLNKAWGRRNA from the coding sequence ATGAACGTGAAAATGGCCACTTCCGAAAAAGTGACGAGTTTCGCGGATACGATTCTCGAACAAGGCAGCAATATCTCCTCGAAGCTCGACCTGTTGAGGCAGGAGAAATTTCCGCCGAACGCGCAGAAGACCCTTCGCCAGTTCTCCCTTTCAGAGGTCGCCGAATTCGTAGGCGTATCACAAAGCTACCTCAAGAAGCTGCATCTGCAGGGCAAGGGCGTCGAGCCCAGCACCACGTCGACCGGCCGCAGGTACTATACCGCAAACCAGATGAACGAGTTGCGGACGTTGCTCGACCGCTCGCCCCATCGCAAGGGCACCGAAAAGCTTCAGGTTCTCGCCGTGGTCAACTTCAAAGGCGGCTCCGGGAAGACGACCACCGCTGCCCATCTCGCCCAATATCTCGCTCTGCGCGGCTACCGGGTATTGGCGGTCGATCTCGACCCGCAGGCATCGTTGACGGCGCTTTACGGCATACAGCCGGAACTCGACCAGAACGCCTCCTTCTACGAAGCCCTTCGATACGACGATCAGCGCAAGTCGGTTGTCGACATCATACAGCCCACCAACTTCCCCAATCTGGACGTGGTGCCGGCGAATCTCGAGCTGCAGGAATATGAATACGACACGCCGATCGCCATGCAGCGCAAGGATTCCAACGCTGGCAAGCTGTTTTACACACGCATCGGCGACGCCCTGAGCGAGATCGATGATCGGTACGACGTCGTCGTCGTGGATTGCCCTCCCCAGCTTGGTTATCTCACACTGACGGCCCTGACGGCTGCGACCTCCGTCCTCATCACGGTGCACCCGCAGATGCTGGACATCATGTCGATGTCACAGTTCCTTCTGATGCTCGGTGACATCCTGAAGAGCGTCGAAGATGTCGGGGTGAATGTTTCGCTCGACTGGTTCCGCTACTTGATCACCCGCTTCGAGCCCACCGACATCCCGCAGCAGCAGATGGTCGGGTTTATGCAATCAATGTTTGCCCAGCAGATGATGAAGCATCACATGGTGAAATCGACCGCGGTTTCGGACGCAGGCCTCACGAAGCAGAGCCTCTACGAAGTCGAGAGAGCCCAGTTTACAGCAGCCACTTACGATCGCGCCCGCGAGTCGATGGACGCGGTCAACGCAGAGGTCAGCGAACTGTTGAACAAGGCGTGGGGGCGGCGCAATGCGTAG
- a CDS encoding recombinase family protein: MAKPANLDPSPPTQRLVGYARVSADDPFNDTQVDELRAAGCHRILQEHETGASSARPVLTKLLKDLTLGDTLVVVRLDRLARSVSHLLEVIENLEKRGVHFRSLHDPIDTSTPQGMVSLQVLSAVVQLERAVIVERTKSGMKAAKARGKLAGNPGLRERRPEAIRAVSLARERVYLDGLMASVETWLPTVRQLRPQHSWDDVVLILNRRGHDWTVERLRRAIHRMVRENLVEPELLLRSPRRPPEHRLMQVVARIAIADPDLSLRRIAAQLDQMHERPPRGGRKWQPSSVRVLLDDARRLGFMRS; this comes from the coding sequence TTGGCAAAACCTGCAAACCTCGATCCATCTCCCCCGACACAACGGTTGGTCGGGTACGCGCGTGTTTCAGCGGACGATCCGTTCAACGATACGCAAGTCGACGAATTGCGGGCGGCTGGCTGCCACCGTATCCTGCAGGAGCACGAAACCGGCGCATCCAGCGCAAGACCGGTGCTGACTAAGCTTCTCAAAGACCTTACCCTCGGCGACACTCTCGTCGTCGTACGTCTCGACCGGCTGGCACGATCGGTCAGCCATTTGCTTGAAGTCATCGAAAATTTGGAAAAGCGCGGCGTTCATTTCCGCTCCTTGCACGATCCGATCGATACCTCGACGCCACAAGGCATGGTTTCCTTGCAGGTGCTCAGCGCAGTCGTCCAACTCGAGCGCGCCGTGATTGTCGAGCGAACCAAGTCCGGCATGAAGGCGGCCAAGGCGCGCGGCAAGCTTGCGGGCAATCCCGGACTTCGGGAAAGACGCCCGGAAGCGATCCGTGCCGTTTCCCTGGCGCGTGAGCGGGTCTATCTCGATGGCCTGATGGCGTCAGTAGAGACGTGGCTGCCGACAGTGCGTCAATTGCGGCCGCAGCATAGCTGGGACGATGTCGTTCTGATCCTCAACCGGCGGGGACACGACTGGACCGTCGAGCGCTTACGTCGAGCGATCCACCGAATGGTGCGGGAAAACCTTGTAGAACCGGAACTGCTCCTCCGATCGCCGCGACGGCCACCGGAGCATCGCCTGATGCAGGTCGTTGCCAGGATCGCCATTGCAGACCCGGATCTGTCGCTGCGCCGCATTGCGGCCCAACTGGATCAAATGCACGAGCGACCGCCACGGGGCGGCCGGAAGTGGCAGCCATCATCTGTCAGGGTATTGCTGGATGATGCGCGTCGCCTGGGCTTCATGCGTTCTTGA
- a CDS encoding efflux RND transporter periplasmic adaptor subunit encodes MNRSVKTTLIVFSLAVAGLVTAFADRQGLAEDAAQPVAAKVVEVAASEVIRLERKAYAETLPINGFLQPARRVTLTAKLSGVLKDVHVDVGDSVRKGDVVASFDDEALKLSLESRAARMEAKAAALTRAETELERARGLAQTGGITKARVIEVETDMMVQKAELRALQAEAAETQRLLNDAVVTAPFDGVISIRRINPGQAISANTELMEIVDTAEMDMVAKLPPAEGTRLHAGQTAQIRIEGLPDQTLSARLARISPATVDGSRSLLIYLRLEKTGAALRGGMFTEGELQLARMDDVLAVPSAAILYTDKLPFVLKIADGKAQRQQVTLGKALRRDGLVEIREGLKEGDMVVTVPLADVKNDTPMTIAQR; translated from the coding sequence ATGAATCGCTCCGTCAAAACGACCCTGATCGTCTTTTCGCTCGCCGTTGCAGGCCTTGTCACGGCATTCGCCGATCGGCAGGGACTGGCCGAGGATGCCGCGCAACCTGTTGCCGCGAAGGTCGTCGAGGTTGCGGCCTCGGAGGTCATCAGGCTTGAACGCAAGGCTTACGCCGAGACCCTGCCGATCAACGGCTTTCTGCAACCCGCCCGCCGGGTGACACTTACCGCCAAGCTCTCCGGTGTTCTGAAAGACGTTCATGTCGATGTGGGCGACAGTGTGCGCAAAGGCGATGTTGTCGCGTCGTTCGATGACGAAGCGTTAAAGCTTTCCCTTGAAAGCCGGGCCGCACGCATGGAAGCCAAGGCCGCAGCCCTCACGCGCGCCGAAACTGAACTGGAGCGCGCGCGCGGCCTGGCGCAGACAGGCGGCATCACCAAGGCGCGGGTGATCGAGGTCGAGACCGACATGATGGTGCAGAAGGCCGAATTGCGCGCCTTGCAGGCAGAGGCCGCGGAGACACAGCGCCTCCTCAACGATGCCGTCGTGACCGCACCGTTCGACGGCGTCATCAGCATCCGGCGAATCAATCCCGGTCAGGCCATCTCCGCCAATACCGAGCTCATGGAAATCGTCGATACCGCGGAAATGGATATGGTCGCCAAGCTCCCCCCCGCCGAGGGCACGCGACTTCACGCCGGCCAGACCGCTCAAATTCGCATCGAAGGCCTGCCGGACCAGACCCTTTCTGCCCGTCTCGCGCGGATCAGCCCGGCAACCGTCGATGGCTCGCGATCGCTGCTGATCTATCTGAGGCTCGAAAAGACGGGTGCTGCCCTTCGCGGCGGCATGTTCACGGAGGGCGAATTGCAGCTTGCCCGGATGGACGATGTGCTCGCGGTGCCGAGCGCCGCCATACTTTACACGGACAAACTGCCCTTCGTACTCAAGATCGCAGATGGCAAGGCGCAGCGCCAACAGGTCACGCTGGGCAAGGCCCTGCGCCGCGATGGCCTCGTTGAAATTCGTGAGGGCCTAAAGGAAGGGGACATGGTGGTCACCGTTCCGCTTGCCGACGTCAAGAATGATACGCCGATGACGATCGCGCAGCGCTGA